Proteins encoded by one window of Methanomassiliicoccales archaeon:
- a CDS encoding recombinase family protein, with protein sequence MVRAALYIRVSTEDQAKEGFSLEAQKEKLIAYCESQGWEIAACYEDNGYSGRNTKRPAYQRMMQERDFWDVILVMKMDRIHRNSKNFMTMMENLEKWGKKFASMNESLDTSTAVGRFVVDIIQRIAQLESEQIGERTYMGMIQKAESSGGPMGSYPPYGYCFKSGKIVAHDTEAPVVLEIFQSYYSGIPMDDIAWRLNQKGILTKRGCRWTVWSISRILHNPIYAGYLFWDGKVLATDHEPIVSKELFESVQKKIRFRLDAKIKIKKHMF encoded by the coding sequence ATGGTTAGGGCGGCTCTGTATATTAGAGTCTCCACAGAAGACCAAGCTAAAGAAGGCTTTTCTCTTGAAGCGCAAAAAGAAAAACTAATAGCATATTGTGAAAGTCAGGGCTGGGAGATAGCAGCATGTTATGAGGACAATGGGTATTCAGGCAGGAATACCAAGAGGCCCGCCTATCAGAGAATGATGCAGGAACGCGATTTTTGGGACGTCATTTTGGTCATGAAGATGGATCGCATTCATCGCAACAGTAAGAACTTTATGACTATGATGGAAAATCTAGAGAAATGGGGAAAAAAGTTTGCATCCATGAATGAATCGTTGGATACTTCTACAGCCGTTGGTCGATTTGTGGTAGATATTATACAACGGATAGCGCAACTTGAAAGCGAGCAAATCGGCGAAAGAACTTACATGGGGATGATTCAAAAAGCTGAAAGCTCAGGCGGACCCATGGGCTCATATCCTCCCTATGGTTATTGCTTCAAAAGTGGCAAGATTGTGGCTCACGACACGGAAGCTCCTGTGGTTCTAGAAATTTTTCAATCTTATTATTCTGGAATTCCTATGGATGATATTGCTTGGAGGCTTAATCAAAAAGGAATATTGACTAAGCGCGGTTGTAGATGGACTGTTTGGTCTATCAGTCGCATACTTCATAATCCAATATATGCAGGTTACTTGTTTTGGGACGGAAAGGTATTAGCTACTGATCACGAACCTATAGTATCAAAGGAGCTATTCGAATCTGTCCAGAAAAAAATCAGATTCAGGCTCGATGCAAAAATTAAAATAAAGAAACATATGTTTTAA